The Herbiconiux sp. SALV-R1 nucleotide sequence GCATCTCGGGCGTCTCGACGGGGCCGACGTGGTGTATCTCGCCAAGCGTGAGTCGGTGCATCCGCTGCGGTTGTACTCGGCGGTCGGGCGCCGGCTGCCCGCTCACGCCACGGCGCTCGGCAAGGCGCTGCTGGCGCAGCTCGAGCCCTCGGCCGTCGACGCGCTGCTCGGGCCCGGGCCGCTGCGCGCACTCACGCCCGCCACCATCACCGATCGCGCGCAGCTCGACGACGAGCTCGCCTCGGTGCGCGCGACGGGCCTCGCCCATGACCGCGGCGAGAACAGCGCGGGCATCTCGTGCTTCGCCGTGCCGATCGGACGCGCCGGGTCGCTGAACGCGATCAGCTGCTCGCTTCCGGATGCGCGGCTCACCGACTCGCACCGTGACGAGATCGTGGCGGCGCTCGTCGACGGGGCGCGCGAGGCGGGCTCGCTGCTCGGCCGCTTCGGGGCGTGATGCGGCGGGCGGACGCTCGGCGCTGAGGGCGCGGGCGCGGGCGCGGGCTGCCGACGATCGCGCTCCCGTGGGCATGCCGGTGCGCTCGTGCGCCCATCGCTCCCTTGACACTCTCCTGCGCCTTTCGTATCGTCCCTGTATATGAACGCTATCCTCATATCTGTACGGGCGTCCACCTCGTGAGGCGAGTCGCGACGATCGGAGAGGCGCTCGCCACGCTCGACGTGGGCCGGCTCGACCGACCCGTCGAAATGGGGCTGGCGGGCGCCGAGCTCAACACGGCCGTCGGCCTGGCGCGCCTCGGCGTGCCGGTCTCGTGGGTCTCGAGGGTCGCCGACGACGCGTTCGGGGTGCGGGTCGTCGAAGCACTCGACCGCGAGGGCATCGACGCCCAGCACGTGCTGAGGGCCGCCGGCGAGAAGACGGGTCTCATCGTCACCAGCCGCCTCGACGAGCACACGGTGCGCAGCGAGCACTACCGCGTGGGGTCGGCAGCTTCCCGCATGTCACCCGCCACGGTCGACTCCAGCCAGCGTTCCCGGATGCTCGCCGACGCGTCACTCCTCCATCTCACCGGCATCACCCCCGCCCTCGGCGACGGCCCCCGCGCGCTCGTCGTCGAGCTCGTCGCGCTCGCCCGCACCCAGGGCATCGCCGTGTCGTTCGACGTGAACCACCGCCCGCAGCTCGTCGACGCCGACGGGATGCGCGCCATCGTCGACGAGGTCATCGACGCGGTCGACACCCTGTTCTGCAACGAGGTCGAGGCCGAGCTGCTCACCGGCGAGAGCGACCCCGAGCTCGCCCTGCGGGCGCTCGCCGCTCGCGGGCCGCGCGTCGTCGTGGTGAAGCTCGGGCGACGGGGTGCGATCGCTCTCGTCGAAGGACGGATGCTCACCACCGGCGTCTGGCCCGTCGCCCTCCCCACCTTCCCGGTGGGGGCAGGCGACTCGTTCAACGCCGCCTGGATCGCCCTGCACCTCGAAGGCGTCGACCCCGCCATCGCCCTGCCGCTGTCGGCGTGGGTGGCGGCGCAGGTGGTCGCGCATCCGGGAGACCACGAGGGGTTCCCCGCCCGCACTGCCTTCGACGCGGTGCGCCGCGACCTCGAGAGCGGCGCGACTCCCGCGCCCGCGCTCGGCGGCCCGGCCGACGCCGGCGAGACCGCCGCATCCATCACCGAGACAGAGGAGGTCGCGCGATGAGCGCATTCATCGAGGCGCTGCGGGCAGCGCGAGTGGTCGCCGTGCTGCGGGCCGCCGACGAGGCGGCACTCGCCGCCCAGCTCGACCACGCGGTGGCGGGCGGGGTGCGGGCGCTCGAGATCACCACAACCGGCGCGGGGTGGGAGAAGGTGCTCGCAGCCGCAGCATCCTCAGCCCCTGAGGGCACGCTCGTGGGCGCGGGTACCGTGACGACGACGGCGCAGGTGGAGCAGGCGCTCGAGGCCGGGGCCACGTTCCTGGTCTCGCCCTATCGGGTCGCCCCTGCGGTGCTCGGAGCCGCCGGTGGCGTCCCCTTCGTACAGGGGGGCTTCACCCCCGCCGAGATCGCGGGCGTCGCGGCCCTGCCCGGCGCCGGGACGGGCGTGGCGAAGCTCTTCCCCGCGACGACCGGCGGCATCGCGCACCTGCGCGCGGTGAAAGACGTGCTTCCCGAGGTCGCGATCATGCCCACGGGCGGCATCTCGCCGGCGACGGCCGCCGACTGGCTCGACGCCGGTGCGCTGGCCGTGGGAATCGGGGGCGCACTGTTCAGGGAGCCGGTCGAGAGCATCCGTGAACTGCTCCGCTCCCTGTCGGGTGAGCAGCCGAGCGGCGTCGCCGGTGACTGAGCCCGCTTCGGCGACGCACCCGACCCGCGTCGAGTTCTCCTCGCACGAGCTCACGGCCGTGGTCGAGGCGGAGGGCGCGCGCATCGCATCGCTGCGCCTTCGCGCCACCGATCCGGCAGCCTCCGCCGCCCCCGATCCCGGCGCGGGCCGCGAGCTCCTCCTCGTCACCCCCTGGTCGGGCACCACCGACGGCGCCTGGGCCATGCCCGTCAGCAGCCACGAGTGGCACCGCCGCTACCCCGGCGGCTGGCACGTGCTGCTCCCCCGCTCGGGCGATCCCGTCACGATCGACGGCGTGGAGCAGCCCTTCCACGGCGAGGCGGCCTGGCGGCACTGGCGACTCGAAGCGGTGGAGAACGGATGCGACGCCACCGTCGACCTGCGCACCGTGCCCCTGCGGCTCACCCGCCGCATCCGCCTCGACGGCGACACGCTGAGCGTCACGCAGGAGGTGACCTCGTTCGGGGCGGCGGCTGTGGATTTCGGGTGGGTGGAGCATCCGGCGTTCGACGGCGCGCTCTTCGACGGCGCGACGCTCGCCCTCGGGGAGGAGGCCCCGCGCGCCTTCGTGGAGCCTCACGCCACGGCCTTCGCCGACCTCGACGCCCCCGTCGGGGCCTGCACCGTGGAGGCGCCCGCCATCGCGCGGCGGCTCACCCTCGCCTGGGACGCCGCCGTCTTCCCCCGCCTGCAGCTGTGGCAGGAGCGGCGCGGGTCGACCGGATTCCCGTGGTGGGGGTCGGTCGACGCCATCGGCATCGAGCCGGCGTCGCAGCCCTTCGACTTCGGCGGCGATCGGCTCGGGGCGCTCACCGTCGCTCCCGGCGAGACGCTGTCGTCGACGCTGAGCCTCACCGTTCGGCGGATGCCCGCCGCCTGACGCGACCCCGCGACACACGTAGAGCGAGGGCCGCCGATGGGCTTAGAATCGGTCAACGATGGAGAGAAAAGCGGTTTCCCTGCGCGACGTCGCAGCGGTGGCGGGCGTGTCGGTGTCGACAGCCTCGAAAGTGCTGCGCGGCCAGGGCAAGGCGTCTGAGGCGACGCGCAAGCGCATCCTGGAGGCGGCGGAGCGGCTCGACTTCCAGCCGAACGCGCTCGGGCAGTTCCTCGCGCAGGGGCGGAGCGCCACCATCGGCATCCTCGCCGAGAACGCGCCCGGCGCCTTCACGATGCCCGTGCTGACGGGCGCCACCACCGCGTTCGGCGAGCGCGACCTGTCGGTGCTCGTCTACGACTCGCACCTCGACCGCACCCTGCTCTCCGCCACCGTGCGCAAGCTGAAGGCCCGCAAGGTCGACGGGCTGCTCATGATCGGCGACGGCACCGGCACCGACATGCACTCCGTGTCGGAGGGGTTCTCGGTACCCGTCGTCTACGCCTACGGCGTCTCCGACGACCCGCACGACGCGTCGTTCATGCACGACGGGTTCCTGGCGGGCAAGCTCGCCGCCGAGCACCTCATCGGTCTCGGACGCACCCGCCTCGCCCACATCACGGCGGCACCGAGCGACCTCTCGGCGCTCGCCCGCGCCGAGGGCCTCCGGGCAGGGCTCGCCGACGCGGGCCTGTCGCTCGTCTCGGGCCAGCCCATGCACGGCGACTGGAGCCGCTCGTGGGGCATCGAGGCGGCCCGCCGCCTGCTCGCGAGCGGCGAGCGATTCGACGCCGTGTTCTGCGGAAACGACACCATCGCCTCCGCCGTGCAGGAAGTGCTGCGGGATGCGGGAACCCGCGTGCCCGAAGACGTCGCCATCGTGGGCATGGACAACCTCAGCGGCCTCTCCGGCCAGCACGACGGCCTCCTCACCACCATCGACCCCCACCTCACCGAGCTCGGCGCCGTCGCCGCCCGCTACCTCGCCGACGCCATCGAGGGCGGGGAGTACGAGGGTGGGGTGCACACCATCCCGTGCACGCTCATCCCGGGCGAGTCGACGGGCGTGCGCCCCCGCTCGGCGGGTGCGCCTGCCGCGGCCTGAGCCCGTCCGACGACTCAGCTGCCCGAGGTCACCTGCGCCGGATGCGTGAGGTGCGAACCCGCCTCCTCCGGCCGCTCCATCACCGTGGCGAGCAACTCCGCCGCCGAGACCCCGAACCGCCGCGCGTCGAGATTGACCAGGACATCGTAGGGATAGTGCGTGTCCACTCGCGAGTCGATGAGGGTCGCCGTCGCCCAGGTGGGCACCTCGCCCTGTCGGTCGAGGAGGAGCGCGTGCGACCGATCGGCGATGTCCTGCCAGGAGAAGAACAGGCTGTCGAATGACCCATCGGCCTGAACGGTGTCGAGAGCCTCTCGGAGTCGTTCATTCGTCGCGTAGGAGGGGAGCCTGAGCACCAGGGGCCGCACACCGCGCTCGGAGCACACCGCGTGGTAGGTCGCGACGATCTGCTCGGACCAGGCCAGAGGGTCGCGGGGTTCGGGAGCCAGAAGCGCCGGGCGGTGTCCGCCCTTGGCGTCGAGCAGATCGAATGCCGCCTTGATGGTGGAGGGGTAGTCGATCGAGATCGACGAGATCGCTGGGCTGTCGGCACTCGCCAGGCGGCCGGCCGACACCAGCGGAACACCCGACCGCAGCAGGCTCTCGAGCACGGGGTCGTCGGGAAGGGCGTCGATGACGAGCAGCCCGCCCACCTGCACCGCCGTCGAATTCGCCGGAGCGTGGGAGATGAGGGTCGTGTCGAGACCGCGGTTGGCCAGCTCTTCCATGACACCGAAGGTGAAGGGCATGTAGAACGGCATGTTCCGCACGTCGGATCCGATGTAGAGGCCGACCGCCTCAGCCGAGCCCGTGCGCAGCTGCCGAGCCGACCGGTTGGCGCGATAGCCCGCCGACTCCGCGTAGCGCTTCACCCGCTCGCGGGTCGACGTTGCGACGCGCCCCGTGCCCCGCAAGGCATCGGCGACGGTGGTGTTGCTGAGACCGAGCTCCTTCGCTATCTCAGGGATGGTGGGCGCTGCCACGGCCTCCTCCAATCGCGCTCGTCGAAGCCTATTCGAGAACCAGCGCTTGACGCCATTGCAGCGGTGCCCGCATACTCTCATGCATGCCGCAACGTTACGGCACCCACGAAAGGCACGAACTCATGCGCGTCGCGCTCTTCCAAGCAACAAGTCGCCCCCGCAACGAGGTGAACGCCCACGCCCTCGGCCGCGCTGCGATGGAGGCGCGAGCCCTGGGCGCCTCTGTCCTCGTCACTCCCGAGCTCTTCCTGAGCTCCTACGCGCCGCGCGACGTGGCCGCGACCGACGGATGGGCCGATCGCGCCGAGCTTGCCGCAGCCGCGCGGCGCGAAGGGCTCTGGCTCGTGGGATCGACGGTCGAGCGCATCGACGACGTCGCCCACATCACTGCATCCCTGTTCGACCCGCACGGCCACGAGGTCACCCGCTACCGTAAGCGGAACCTTTTCGGCGCCGACGAGCGCGCGATGTTCCTCCCGGGCGACGAGCGACCGGAGATCGTCGAGATCGACGGCTGGGCGGTCGCCCTCGGTATCTGTTTCGACGTCGAGTTCCCGGAGTTCGTGCGCGACGTGGCGGTGCGAGGGGCCGAGCTCCTGCTGGTTCCCACCGCGGTCCCCTTGCGCGAGCCCACCCCCAGCGGGCCCAACCCGCTCGACACCCGTCAGGTCTCGCTCATGGTCGTTCCCACCCGGGCGTTCGAGAGCCAGCTCTTCATCGCCTACGCGAACCACGGCGAACCCGCGTTCTCGGGTTCGAGTGTGCTCGCCGACCCCTATGGGCGCAGGGTCGTCACCGCGGGACCGCACGAGCAGCTCGTCGTCGGCGACGTCACCCGAGAGGTGCTCGACGGGGCTCGTGCGGCGGTCGACTACCTCGCCATCATCGAGCGCGCCACCCTGCGCGACGCTTCCCGCTCCCCATCCGCCTGACCGGATGCCCGGCCGCCACCGCGTGCCCCCACCGCACCATCCCGACCCGACCCCGGTCTCACCCCACGCCTCAGAAGGGCGCCTGCACCGACGCACCACTCCCTTCCACCCACACAGATCGGAAAAGATCATGGATATGTTCATCGGATACGCGGGGATCGGCTTGTTCCTGGTCGCCGTGACGCTGGTCATGGAGTTGACCCGCAAGCGCGACGCCGACTTCAGCGAGTACGCCACGGCCGGACGGTCGTTCGGGCCGTTCTACGGAACCATGGCCTACCTCAACACGTTCCTCCCCGGCACCGTCTTCATCTCCTTCGCCGGGCTCGCCGCAGCATCCGGGCTCATCGGTTTCTACCTCGTGGCCTACGCGCTCCTCGGCATGTTTCTGATGCACGCCCTGGCTCGGCACGTGCACACCTGGGGTCGAAAGCACGATCTGCGCACCCAATCCGATCTGCTGGGCCTTCGCTACAGGTCGAAGCCCGTGCAAGCCGTCTCGGCCGTCATCGGCATCATCGCCACGATCCCCTGGATCATCCTCGGCATGCAGTCGCTCGCCCTCGTCTTCGACGTGCTCTCCTTCGGGGCGGTCGGGCCGCTTCTCGCCGTGATCATCAGCGTCGTCGTGATCGGCGTGCGCCAGATCTGGACGGTGCGGTTCGGCATGCGGGGCATCATCATCAGCGACATGGTGCAGGGTATCGTCGCCTACTTCGGCGGCACCCTCGTCGCCATCGGCCTCATCGTCTGGCTCCTCACCAACGGCCACGGCTTCGCCGACGTCCCCGCATCCTTCTTCACGCTGCCCGGCCCCGACAGCGAGCTCGGGCCGCTGTACGCGCTGTCGATCACGCTGACCGGCGCACTCGGCACCTGGTGCTGGCCCGACATCTTCATGCGCCTGTTCACCGCGAAGAGCGCACGCACCGTGCAGCGCACGGCCTGGCAGGCCGCTCCGATCCTGCTGGTCTTCGGCACGGCGGTGCTGCTCGTGGCCTTCCTCGCCGGCAGCATCCCGGAGGTCGCAGCGGCACCCGACCGGGTCTGGTTCACTGTCGCACAGGTGGGAGGGGTCGCCCTCCTCACCGTCGCCAGCATCTGCGTCGTCGCTGCGACGATGGGGAACGTGGGCGCGAACCTGCAGGCGGTCGGCACGCAGACCGCCAACGACATCGTGGGCCCGTTGACCAGAACGCGCATCCAGAGTGCACGCGCAGGCAGGATCGCCGTCGCGGCGGTCACCCTCGTGTCGGCGATCGGCGCGCTGTTCACCGTCAACGTCAGCGCAGGCCTCCTCTCGCTCGCCCTCATCTCGTACCAGGGCATCGTGCAGCTCGCTCCGACCCTGCTGCTCGGGGTCTTCTGGCGGCGGGGCACCGCAACCGGGGCCGTGCTCAGCATGATCACGGGATTCGTCACCGCTGCCGTACTCCAGTACTTCTACCCCGTCTCGATCCCGTGGCTCGGCGGCCTCACCTCGGGCGTCGCCGCGCTCGTGGTGAATACCGCCGTCTACGTGGTCTGCGCCTACGCCGCGAAGCCCGACGCGGACCGTGACGCCTGGACCGAGCGGCTCTGGCGCGAGAGCGCCGCCGCCCACGACGAGGACGAACTGGTCACGACAACCGCACGCTGACCATCGGATCGGCCGCTGCCTGGCGAGCCGCGGCCGATCCGGTGGCAGGGAGCAGGAGACACCATGAAGCTCGATCTCGTCGTGGAGAACGCGACGATCCACACCTTCGACGGCGACACACCTCGCGCGTCATCGATCGGCATCCTGAACGGTCGCATCGTCGGTCTCGACGACGACCTCCGAGGCGTCACGAGCCGCGAGGTCATCGATGCAGGGGGACGGGCCGTCTTCCCGGGCTTCATCGATGCGCACTGTCACACCAGCTGGTTCGGGCTGAGCATCCTGGAGCCCTCGGTCGACCGGTGCCGTAGCCTCGACGAGCTCTACGCCGCGCTCGGCGCGGCAATCGTCGAGCGTGGCGGGTCGGTAGACGATTGGCTCGTCGTCAACGGCTTCGATCACAACATCGTCGGAGGCTACCCCGAGCTGTCCGCGGTCGACCTCGCCACCGGCGAGACCCCCGTCTTCCTGCGACACAACTCGGGCCACCTCGCTTTCGTCAACAGCGCCGCCCTCCGAAGGGTGGGGGCTGTCGACCCTCGCCATCCGAACCCCGCCGGGGGCGAAATCAGCCGTGACGGGTACGGTGCGCCGACCGGGAGGGTCGAGGAGACGGCTCAGGAGATCTTCCAGGCGCATTTCCGTCCGAGGCCGCTCGAGCTGCTACAACGGGCAGTCGAGGTGGCGACCCGGAGGTACGCGGCGCAGGGCATCACCAGCTTCACCGACGCCGGCATCGGAGCGGGGTGGATCGGTCAGAGCCCGGTCGAGCTCGCCGCCTACCAGCGGGCTGTGGCAGCCGGATCACTCGCCGCTCGCGCCCAGGTCATGCCCGTGCTCGACGCGCTCCACGGCCTCGACGCCCACCCCGACGACGGCGACGGCCTCGGGCTCGATCTAGGTCTGCACAGCGGCTTCGGCTCCGACCTCCTGTCGCTCGGGCCCGCCAAGGTCTTCCTCGACGGCTCCCTGCTCGGGCAGACGGCCGCCATCAGCGAACCCTATTGTTCGCATCCGGGATCGGGATACTTCCAAGACGATCCGAAAGAGCTCCGGCACGCCATGGAGCGCGCCTACGCCGCGGGCTGGTCGCTCGCGGTGCACGCCATCGGCGACAGGGCGATCGACCTGGCCCTCGACTGCCTTGAAGACCTCCAGCAGCGCGGCCGGCCGCGAACGATGCCGAACCGGATCGAACACGCGTCGATCGTGCGCCCCGACCAGCTGTCGAGAATCGCACGCGCCGGCATCGCGGTCACACCCCAGGCGAGTTTCTTCGAGCACGGCGGCGACGCGATGACCCGCTCCCTCGGGCCGCGACGTGCGGGCTGGGCGTATCGCGTGAAGTCGTTCCTCGAACGGGGCGTCGTCGTCGGTGGCAGCTCAGATCGACCCGTCGCCGACGGGGATCCGCTGCGAGGGATGACCGCCTATATCGGGCGGCTCACCGCGAGCGGGCAGGTCTTCGGCGACCCGGCGGAGCGAGTCTCGCCGCGCGAAGCCCTCGCGCTCTACACGACCGGGAGCGCCGCGGCCTGCGGGATCAGTGCGTCCCGCGGCTCGCTGTCGCCGGGAAAGCTCGCCGACCTCGTGATCCTCGAGGAGGATCCCCTGACCACCGGGTCGTTCGACACCTCCGTCACGGCGACGATCACCGGAGGCGTGCTCACCCACCAAGCGTGAGCCCTTCCGTCCCGGGGTCGTCGGCGGGATCCTGCGGCTGCTCGTGAGTCGCCCGCGTCATTGACATGGCGGAGAAGACGATGCATGATTCATCTGCGGGAACGCTCCCGCAGCACCCGGAGATGGTCTGAAAGGCTCAATGATGCGCATTACCACCAAGCTGTCCGCTGTCACCGTCGGAGCATCCCTGATGCTCACGATGTCCGCATGCTCGCCGCCCGAGGGGCAGGGTGCGGCTACGACGGCACCCCAGGCCTCCGGGTCGCTCAACATCGCCTGCTCGCAGCAGGAGGACTTCTGCCAGGCGATCACCGCCGCGTTCTCGGCTGACACCGGCATCGACGCCACCTACGTGCGCCTCGGCTCCGGCGAGGTGCTCGCGCGCCTCGAGACGACCCCGGGCGAGTTCGACGTCTGGTCGGGCGGCCAGGCGGAGAACCACCTCATCGCCGACGACCGCGGCTTCATCGAGCCCTACGTCTCGCCGAACGCGTCGGCGCTCGCCGCCGAGTACAACGACGCCGACGGGGTGTGGTCGGGGTTCTACACCGACTCGGTCGGGTTCTGCTCGAACCAGGCCGAGCTCGACAAGCTCGGCATCGACGCGCCGACGTCGTGGGACGACCTCCTCGACCCCGCATTGAAGGGCACCGTCTCGATGCCCCACCCCGCGACTGCCGGAGTCGGGTACATGGCGATGTTCGCCGTCGACACACTGAACGGCGGGGCCGAAGACGAGACGATCGACTACTTCACGCAGCTCAACCAGAACGTGCTGCAGTACTCCAAGTCGGCGGCCAGCGGCACCGAGCTCGCCGGGCGAGGCGAGGTCGCCGTGGCCATCTCGCTCGATTCCGACTGCGTGAAGGCCAAGGAGGCGGGCTACTCCGACCTGGTCACGAGCTACCCCGAGGAGGGCACCGGCTACGAGGTCGGCGCCGTCTCCGTCCTCAAAGACGCCCGTAACGCCGAAGGCGCGAAGGCCTACATGGACTGGATCCTCTCGACCGACGCTCAGAACCTCTACGCCGACGTCCCCTCGTACGCGGCACCCACTCTCGCCGATGCGAAGCAGGGCTCGTCGGTGCCCGATCAGGATGCGGTGAACAAGGTCGAATGGAACCTCCAGAAGGCGGCCGACAGTCGCGAAGCGCTTCTGGCGCGCTTCGAGAGCGACGTGGCGTCGCAGTCCTCCGCCACCGAGTAACCGGTCACCCCCGCCGACCGGGGTTCGGTGGCCGTCGAGTGGCCACCGAACCCCTCCATCCATTCTCGAACAGGACGAGGACATGAACCTACCTCTCGCGCTTCCGCCGACACAGAGATCCCGCAGAAGCCGCCCCACCCGTGCAACGGCCCATCGCGGAACGAGCGTCTGGCTCGTGCTCGCGGTCGTGCTCGTCGCCTTGACCCTTCTGCTCGGCCTCCCCGTGAGCAAGCTCCTGGCCGCCGGTACGTCCCCGGCTGGCCTCGAGGCCATCGGGGCATCCTTCACCACCGACGTCACCACCCTCACCAACTCCCTGGTGCTCGGCGTTCTGGTCGGCATCGTCGGAACGATGATCGGCCTCGTCTCCGCCTTCGCGCAGGTGTTCCTCGTCTTCCCCGGCAAGAGGCTGCTGCACTGGCTCACCCTGCTGCCGCTCATCTCGCCGCCGTTCGCGGCCGCCACGGCCGTCATCACCCTGTTCGGTCGGCGCGGGATCGTGTCTTACCACCTGTTCGGACTAGAACTCGACATCTACGGCCTCGGCGGACTGGTGCTCGTCGTCTCGATGACCTTCACACCTCTGGCCTACATGAACATCCGCGGGATGCTGGAGAACCTCGACCCCTCCCTCTTCGAGGCGTCGGCTGCTCTCGGCTCCAGCGAGGTGCGGACGATCTTCCGGGTCATGCTGCCGATGATCGTGCCGTCGCTTCTGACCTCTTTCCTCATCCTCTTTGTCGAGGGGATCGCCGATCTCGCGAACCCTCTGGTTCTCGGCGGGTCGTTCCGCGTGCTCGCGAGCCAGATCTACTTCGCGATCGCCGGGAGCGGCGACATCGCCGCAGCCGCGGGGATCGCCCTCGTGCTGCTGGTACCCGCCCTCCTGGTGTTCGTCATCCAGAAGTACTGGGCCGGCAAGAAGTCGGTCGTCACGGTGACGGGAAAGCCGACAGGTCGCATCCGCCCGATGGAGAGCCTCGCGGTGCGGATTCCCGTGCTCACGGTCGTGACAGCCTGGATGGCACTCGTCATCCTGGTCTTCGGAACCATTCTCGTGGGCGGCTTCGTCAGCATCCTCGGCGTCAACAACTCCTTCACCTTCGAGCACTACGAGTTCGTCTGGAGACTCGGTTCCGATGCCATGCGCACGACGCTGACCATGACCCTCGTCGCGGCGCCGATCGCCGCCGCCCTCGCCGTCTGCATCGCGTGGCTGGTGGTACGGCACTTCCAGCGTTTCGGCCGGGTGCTCGACTTCGTGGGCATGCTCGGGTCGGCGATCCCGGGCACCGTTCTGGGCCTCGGCTTCGCCCTGGCCTACTCGCAGCCGACCTGGCTGTTCGGACAGCAGATCCTCCCGGCCCTCGCCGGTGGCCTGGCTGCGGGCGCCGGCTCCGTCGCGATCGTGATGGTCTTCATCGCCCGCGGCATCCCGACCGGGCAGCAGGCCTCGATCTCGTCGCTGAAGCAGATCAACCCGCAGGTCGACGAGGCCGCCATCTCACTGGGCGCCAATCAGTTCACGACGTTCGTCAGAATCTCCATCCCGTTGATCAGCCCCGCCATCATCACGGCGGTGACCTATGCGATCACGAAATCGATGACGACGATCACGGCGATCATCTTCATCACGACGCCGCAGACCAAGGTCATGACGGCTCAGATCCTCGATGAGGTCGATGCCGGGAGGTTCGGCAACGCCTTCGCCTACTGCACGGTGCTCATCGTGATGGTGCTCATCATCCTCAGCATCACCTCGCTCCTTCTCCGCCGCCTCAACCGATCCAAAAGGACAACCGCCTCATGACCACCACCACCTCGACCGAGAAGACGGACCGGCGACCGGCGACCGGCAAGAAGTCGCAGGGCGCACTGGAGCTCATCGGTGTCGCCAAGTCGTACACCACGGGCAGAGCGGATGCGCGCGCCGTCGACGACTTCACCCTCAGCCTCGAACCCGGTCAGTTCGTCACCCTCCTCGGGCCCTCAGGCTGCGGCAAGACGACGACCCTCCGCATGATCGCCGGTTTCGAGACCCCGACCAGCGGCGACATCAGGGTGGACGGGAAGTCGATCGTCAAGACGGCGCCGAACAAGCGCCCGATGTCGATGGTGTTCCAGTCCTACGCCCTGTTCCCTCATCTCTCCGTCGAAGACAACATCGCTTTCGGCCTGAAGATCAAACGTGAGCCCCGGCAGAGTCGCGGCGAGCGCATCGCGACGGTGATGGACCTGATGGGCATCCAGCAATACGCGAAGCGGTTCCCGCACGAGCTCTCCGGAGGTCAGCAGCAGCGAGTCGCCCTGGCGCGAGCGG carries:
- a CDS encoding IclR family transcriptional regulator, encoding MVDESTGTPERSGVKSSLRTLEILELLASDDQRRTITAIARELGSPKSSVHSIVHTMADRGWLQVSADGTRYGLGIRSLLAGTSYIETDDVVTLTRGTLDTVAERTGETVHLGRLDGADVVYLAKRESVHPLRLYSAVGRRLPAHATALGKALLAQLEPSAVDALLGPGPLRALTPATITDRAQLDDELASVRATGLAHDRGENSAGISCFAVPIGRAGSLNAISCSLPDARLTDSHRDEIVAALVDGAREAGSLLGRFGA
- a CDS encoding sugar kinase, translated to MRRVATIGEALATLDVGRLDRPVEMGLAGAELNTAVGLARLGVPVSWVSRVADDAFGVRVVEALDREGIDAQHVLRAAGEKTGLIVTSRLDEHTVRSEHYRVGSAASRMSPATVDSSQRSRMLADASLLHLTGITPALGDGPRALVVELVALARTQGIAVSFDVNHRPQLVDADGMRAIVDEVIDAVDTLFCNEVEAELLTGESDPELALRALAARGPRVVVVKLGRRGAIALVEGRMLTTGVWPVALPTFPVGAGDSFNAAWIALHLEGVDPAIALPLSAWVAAQVVAHPGDHEGFPARTAFDAVRRDLESGATPAPALGGPADAGETAASITETEEVAR
- a CDS encoding bifunctional 4-hydroxy-2-oxoglutarate aldolase/2-dehydro-3-deoxy-phosphogluconate aldolase yields the protein MSAFIEALRAARVVAVLRAADEAALAAQLDHAVAGGVRALEITTTGAGWEKVLAAAASSAPEGTLVGAGTVTTTAQVEQALEAGATFLVSPYRVAPAVLGAAGGVPFVQGGFTPAEIAGVAALPGAGTGVAKLFPATTGGIAHLRAVKDVLPEVAIMPTGGISPATAADWLDAGALAVGIGGALFREPVESIRELLRSLSGEQPSGVAGD
- a CDS encoding LacI family DNA-binding transcriptional regulator, producing MERKAVSLRDVAAVAGVSVSTASKVLRGQGKASEATRKRILEAAERLDFQPNALGQFLAQGRSATIGILAENAPGAFTMPVLTGATTAFGERDLSVLVYDSHLDRTLLSATVRKLKARKVDGLLMIGDGTGTDMHSVSEGFSVPVVYAYGVSDDPHDASFMHDGFLAGKLAAEHLIGLGRTRLAHITAAPSDLSALARAEGLRAGLADAGLSLVSGQPMHGDWSRSWGIEAARRLLASGERFDAVFCGNDTIASAVQEVLRDAGTRVPEDVAIVGMDNLSGLSGQHDGLLTTIDPHLTELGAVAARYLADAIEGGEYEGGVHTIPCTLIPGESTGVRPRSAGAPAAA
- a CDS encoding LacI family DNA-binding transcriptional regulator; translated protein: MAAPTIPEIAKELGLSNTTVADALRGTGRVATSTRERVKRYAESAGYRANRSARQLRTGSAEAVGLYIGSDVRNMPFYMPFTFGVMEELANRGLDTTLISHAPANSTAVQVGGLLVIDALPDDPVLESLLRSGVPLVSAGRLASADSPAISSISIDYPSTIKAAFDLLDAKGGHRPALLAPEPRDPLAWSEQIVATYHAVCSERGVRPLVLRLPSYATNERLREALDTVQADGSFDSLFFSWQDIADRSHALLLDRQGEVPTWATATLIDSRVDTHYPYDVLVNLDARRFGVSAAELLATVMERPEEAGSHLTHPAQVTSGS
- a CDS encoding nitrilase-related carbon-nitrogen hydrolase yields the protein MPQRYGTHERHELMRVALFQATSRPRNEVNAHALGRAAMEARALGASVLVTPELFLSSYAPRDVAATDGWADRAELAAAARREGLWLVGSTVERIDDVAHITASLFDPHGHEVTRYRKRNLFGADERAMFLPGDERPEIVEIDGWAVALGICFDVEFPEFVRDVAVRGAELLLVPTAVPLREPTPSGPNPLDTRQVSLMVVPTRAFESQLFIAYANHGEPAFSGSSVLADPYGRRVVTAGPHEQLVVGDVTREVLDGARAAVDYLAIIERATLRDASRSPSA
- a CDS encoding sodium:solute symporter translates to MDMFIGYAGIGLFLVAVTLVMELTRKRDADFSEYATAGRSFGPFYGTMAYLNTFLPGTVFISFAGLAAASGLIGFYLVAYALLGMFLMHALARHVHTWGRKHDLRTQSDLLGLRYRSKPVQAVSAVIGIIATIPWIILGMQSLALVFDVLSFGAVGPLLAVIISVVVIGVRQIWTVRFGMRGIIISDMVQGIVAYFGGTLVAIGLIVWLLTNGHGFADVPASFFTLPGPDSELGPLYALSITLTGALGTWCWPDIFMRLFTAKSARTVQRTAWQAAPILLVFGTAVLLVAFLAGSIPEVAAAPDRVWFTVAQVGGVALLTVASICVVAATMGNVGANLQAVGTQTANDIVGPLTRTRIQSARAGRIAVAAVTLVSAIGALFTVNVSAGLLSLALISYQGIVQLAPTLLLGVFWRRGTATGAVLSMITGFVTAAVLQYFYPVSIPWLGGLTSGVAALVVNTAVYVVCAYAAKPDADRDAWTERLWRESAAAHDEDELVTTTAR